A single genomic interval of Prionailurus viverrinus isolate Anna chromosome A2, UM_Priviv_1.0, whole genome shotgun sequence harbors:
- the PODXL gene encoding podocalyxin: MRSALALSALLLLLLPPRSLSNEVPTATGSKTAVEHTKTTVEHINSGNSNSTLTHGGGSPVENTKTTTATMTTTTTVPPTPEERKPSSTTSAVVTKSPSTAPSNSPAAPSLAPTQKDTVVTPSNKEGVLTSPPTAPDPPTSKSVKPDTTQSQPAGSGAQSSTSVPTDHTTTQGTGPLPPLVSPTRATPVPSTATPASPHQPAATATLKPPGDSSKAPDKVSTASSTLGTKTSPDSTLHGAPTTPTSFVASQGNHEHSSKVPAVPGTSSSITGTSSSAAGTSSSDTGTSSSDTGTSSSVTGTSSSIPGISSSVPGTSSSSSGPVATSTVMGPGSFSTHLAPTTPHVSSTSPALTHRDDGVLPAAVGQIQCGHPENQTERMLILNFTKTSPCETNFSDDKLVTLLCRAAKATFNPPQDQCHIRLAPIPETQAVAIKEIAIQTNLLPRDVYELLKDKWDELQEVGVSNMKLGDQGPPEETEDRFSMPLIITIVCMASFLLLVAALYGCCHQRLSQRKDQQRLTEELQTVENGYHDNPTLEVMETSSEMQEKKVVNLNGELGDSWIVPLDNLTKDDLDEEEDTHL; encoded by the exons AAGTCCCGACCGCTACTGGCTCAAAGACCGCAGTAGAACATACAAAGACCACAGTAGAACATATAAACTCAGGCAACTCCAACTCAACATTAACACACGGTGGTGGAAGTCCAGTTGAAAACACAAAGACGACGACGGCCACGATGACCACGACGACCACGGTTCCACCAACTCCTGAGGAAAGGAAGCCGTCATCCACCACGTCAGCCGTGGTCACCAAAAGCCCATCTACGGCACCCAGCAACTCACCCGCTGCCCCGTCTCTAGCCCCGACGCAGAAAGACACAGTTGTCACTCCCAGTAACAAAGAGGGGGTGTTAACCAGCCCCCCAACAGCTCCTGATCCACCAACCAGTAAGTCTGTGAAGCCCGACACCACACAGAGCCAGCCAGCCGGATCTGGAGCCCAGAGCAGCACCAGTGTTCCCACTGACCACACGACCACGCAGGGCACGGGGCCTCTGCCGCCACTGGTTAGCCCCACCCGCGCCACACCTGTTCCTTCCACGGCCACCCCAGCAAGCCCTCACCAACCAGCTGCGACTGCTACTTTGAAGCCCCCGGGGGACTCTTCCAAGGCACCAGACAAAGTCTCTACGGCTTCAAGTACTTTAGGCACCAAGACCAGTCCCGACTCCACATTACACGGGGCGCCTACCACGCCAA CATCATTTGTTGCCTCACAAGGAAATCATGAGCACTCCAGCAAGGTGCCAGCTGTCCCTGGGACCTCTTCCTCCATCACTGGGACCTCTTCCTCTGCCGCTGGGACCTCTTCCTCTGACACTGGGACCTCTTCCTCCGACACTGGGACCTCTTCCTCCGTCACTGGGACCTCTTCTTCCATCCCTGGGATCTCTTCCTCCGTCCCTGGGACCTCTTCCTCTTCGTCGGGACCTGTGGCCACATCTACTGTTATGGGACCTGGAAGCTTTAGCACTCACTTGGCTCCAACTACCCCCCACGTCTCCAGCACATCTCCTGCCTTGACTCATAGGGATGATGGGGTGCTGCCAGCAGCGGTGGGACAG ATACAGTGTGGACATCCCGAAAATCAAACCGAGAGGATGCTCATCCTGAACTTCACGAAAACCAGCCCCTGT GAGACGAACTTTTCGGATGACAAACTGGTCACACTACTGTGCAGAGCAGCAAAAGCCACCTTCAACCCACCTCAAGATCAGTGCCACATACGGCTGGCACCTATTCCCGAGACCCAGGCAGTGGCAATCAAAGAAATCGCTATCCAGA CAAACCTCCTGCCCAGGGACGTGTATGAGTTGCTGAAAGACAAATGGGACGAGCTGCAAGAG GTGGGAGTCAGTAACATGAAGCTTGGGGACCAAGGGCCACCCGAAGAGACGGAGGACCGGTTCAGCATGCCCCTCATCATCACCATCGTCTGTATGGCCTCCTTCCTGCTCCTCGTCGCTGCCCTCTATGGCTGCTGCCACCAGCGCCTCTCCCAGAGGAAAGACCAG CAACGACTAACGGAGGAGCTGCAGACAGTGGAGAATGGTTACCATGACAATCCCACACTGGAAGTGATGGAGACCTCCTCAGAGATGCAGGAGAAAAAGGTGGTCAACCTTAATGGGGAGCTGGGGGACAGCTGGATCGTCCCCCTAGACAACCTGACCAAGGATGACCTGGACGAGGAGGAAGACACACACCTCTAA